The DNA window GTTGGAGCGTGGAGAGCGACGCTTGTCTGTGCGAGCGTTCGGGAATGTTCCCTGAGCCGGGGGATGAATAGGTGTCCTCTCGAGCACTCGGCTAGGGGTCGAACATGACGCCCTCTTGCAAGCGCTCGAGCATGTGGCGCGTGGAAGGCGAAATCCCGAGCTCGAATGCCTCGGCAATCGTGACCCACCGGACGTCGGCGATCTCGTCGTCCCCCGGGGCCGGGGCGCCGTCGACGATGTTCGCCTCGAACAAGGTCGTAACCCATGCAACCTCGTCGCCGTTCGCGTATGTCATGCGGAAGTGGGGATCGCCGCCGAAGACACCAGCAACGCGGACGAGCTCGAGTTGGACCGACGCCTCTTCACGCGCCTCGCGTCGCGCCGCCTCTGCGGGCGTCTCTCCCGGATCGACAGCCCCGGCCGGAAGCATCCAGTGGCCCTCGACATGCTGAACGAGCAAGATCTTCCCGTCCCGGTCTCTGACCAGGACGGCAGCAGAAGGCCAGAAGAGCAGGTCGTGGCCGACCTTCTCCCTCAGACGTCGCACGTACTCAGACATGCCCACGCCGCGAGCCTAGAACAGCCGTCGGTTAGCCCTCAAGGTCGAGACCGCCCGTCTGCGCCAGCGCTCGGGAATGACGCCTGAGAGGTGGTCGCGAGCCGTATCAGCCGATCAAGACCACGGGTCCCTCGTCGTGCTGCGGGAGGTCGTCGAGGATCTCATACCACGGAGCCTTCGACCCGACGAACATGTGGGCCGTCGGCTTGAGCGCCGGCTTGTCGATCAATGACCCATACGGCACACGGATCTTGCCTTCGTGGCCCGTCCAATACAGCAGTGAGAAGCACTTCCCGCAGCGCCTCGCGTGGTGGCCATCGGCGTCGCCGATCAACATCAACGGGTCCACACCCTCGGTCACCCTCAACTTCTCGGGCTCGATCTCGCCCCACGGCAAGAAGGCCGAGCCCGTCATTGCACAGCAGTTCGAGCAGGTGGCAGTTGAACGCGACGATAAACTCGTCAGACACCTTGAACCCTGCGGCATTGCATCCGCAGCGCCCTCTCAGCACGACGACACTCTAGTACCGCCTCGAAAGCGCCAGTGTCCGCGAGTACACCGGAACGGACGAGCCGGTCAGTGCCAGGCTAAAGGAGGAAGCCGAGGAGCCTGGTCACGACAAGCTAGGCGCCCGTGACCGTCGCGACCCCGGCTTACCCCTCGATGATCTCGTAGTGCGACACGTCTTCGATCGACACGCTGGCTGCTTCCGCAGCGCCGCTGCGAATCCGATTGGCAGCTTCGACGCTCGAGAGGAGCGTCTCCTCGCTGTCCCAGACAGTGACCGTCACTGCCTTACCGCTCGAGCGGTCGACGAGCAGCTCG is part of the Actinomycetota bacterium genome and encodes:
- a CDS encoding NUDIX domain-containing protein; translation: MSEYVRRLREKVGHDLLFWPSAAVLVRDRDGKILLVQHVEGHWMLPAGAVDPGETPAEAARREAREEASVQLELVRVAGVFGGDPHFRMTYANGDEVAWVTTLFEANIVDGAPAPGDDEIADVRWVTIAEAFELGISPSTRHMLERLQEGVMFDP
- a CDS encoding GFA family protein, encoding MTGSAFLPWGEIEPEKLRVTEGVDPLMLIGDADGHHARRCGKCFSLLYWTGHEGKIRVPYGSLIDKPALKPTAHMFVGSKAPWYEILDDLPQHDEGPVVLIG